The Vulpes vulpes isolate BD-2025 chromosome 8, VulVul3, whole genome shotgun sequence genome has a window encoding:
- the FNDC4 gene encoding fibronectin type III domain-containing protein 4 isoform X2: MPRCLPADSVGTMASLMPLSPYLSPTVLLLVSCDLGFVRADRPPSPVNVTVTHLRANSATVSWDVPEGNIVIGYSISQQRQNGPGQRVIREVNTTTRACALWGLAEDSDYTVQVRSIGLRGESPPGPRVHFRTLKGSDRLPSNSSSPGDITVEGLDGERPLQTGEVVIIVVVLLMWAEKVTVHQHH, encoded by the exons ATGCCCCGGTGCCTCCCAGCGGACTCGGTGGGGACCATGGCTTCGCTGATGCCTCTCTCCCCATATTTAAGCCCCACGGTCCTCCTGCTGGTCAGTTGTGACCTGGGCTTTGTGCGAGCAG ACCGACCTCCCTCTCCTGTGAATGTGACAGTCACTCACCTCAGAGCCAACTCGGCCACTGTATCCTGGGACGTCCCAGAAGGCAACATCGTCATTGGCTACTCCATTTCCCAGCAA CGACAGAATGGCCCTGGGCAGCGTGTGATCCGGGAGGTGAACACTACCACTCGGGCCTGTGCCCTCTGGGGCTTGGCTGAAGACAGCGACTACACAGTGCAGGTCAGGAGCATCGGCCTCCGAGGAGAGAGCCCCCCAGGGCCTCGGGTGCACTTCCGAACTCTCAAGGGTTCTGACCGGCTACCCTCAAACAGCTCAAGCCCAG GTGACATCACAGTGGAGGGTCTGGATGGAGAGCGACCCCTACAGACGGGGGAAGTGGTCATCATTGTGGTGGTGTTGCTCATGTGGGCTG aaaaagtcaCCGTCCATCAACACCATTGA
- the FNDC4 gene encoding fibronectin type III domain-containing protein 4 isoform X1 produces MPRCLPADSVGTMASLMPLSPYLSPTVLLLVSCDLGFVRADRPPSPVNVTVTHLRANSATVSWDVPEGNIVIGYSISQQRQNGPGQRVIREVNTTTRACALWGLAEDSDYTVQVRSIGLRGESPPGPRVHFRTLKGSDRLPSNSSSPGDITVEGLDGERPLQTGEVVIIVVVLLMWAAVIGLFCRQYDIIKDNDSNNNPKEKGKGPEQSPQGRPVGTRQKKSPSINTIDV; encoded by the exons ATGCCCCGGTGCCTCCCAGCGGACTCGGTGGGGACCATGGCTTCGCTGATGCCTCTCTCCCCATATTTAAGCCCCACGGTCCTCCTGCTGGTCAGTTGTGACCTGGGCTTTGTGCGAGCAG ACCGACCTCCCTCTCCTGTGAATGTGACAGTCACTCACCTCAGAGCCAACTCGGCCACTGTATCCTGGGACGTCCCAGAAGGCAACATCGTCATTGGCTACTCCATTTCCCAGCAA CGACAGAATGGCCCTGGGCAGCGTGTGATCCGGGAGGTGAACACTACCACTCGGGCCTGTGCCCTCTGGGGCTTGGCTGAAGACAGCGACTACACAGTGCAGGTCAGGAGCATCGGCCTCCGAGGAGAGAGCCCCCCAGGGCCTCGGGTGCACTTCCGAACTCTCAAGGGTTCTGACCGGCTACCCTCAAACAGCTCAAGCCCAG GTGACATCACAGTGGAGGGTCTGGATGGAGAGCGACCCCTACAGACGGGGGAAGTGGTCATCATTGTGGTGGTGTTGCTCATGTGGGCTG CTGTAATTGGGCTATTCTGCCGTCAGTATGATATCATCAAGGACAACGACTCCAACAACAACcccaaggagaaggggaaggggccGGAACAGAGTCCTCAGGGAAGGCCAGTGGGGACAAGACAG aaaaagtcaCCGTCCATCAACACCATTGATGTATGA